A stretch of DNA from Thermanaerothrix sp.:
GGATAAGGGAGTGCGCCAGGGTGATAAGGGACATGGCGGGGGAGAGCGACGCTTCCACCATGCGGGACCTCATAAGGTCAAGCCACGGGGTGGCCATATTCCCCTCCGTGGTAAAGGCGGGGCTCGGCATAGGGGGCAAGTACGGTCAAGGAGTGCTGCTCAAGCACGACCCCTACACGAACCGCTGGTACGGCCCAAGCTTCGTAAACATAGCGGGGCTCTCCTGGGGAATCCAGATAGGCGTTCAATCCACCGCGCTGGTGCTGGTGATAAACAACCAGAAGGGGATCGAAGCCTTCGAAGGGGACAAGATAACCTTGGGAGGCGACCTTTCCGTATCCGCCGGGCCCGTTGGCAGGAACGCCCAAGCGGGGACGGACTCAAGCCTCAAGGCGTCCATTTACAGCTACTCCATGTCAAAGGGCCTCTTCGCGGGACTTTCCCTTGAAGGGGCGGTTATATCCACCGAGGGGGACACCAACCGGGCCTACTGGGGAAGGGATATGTCGGTTCAGCAGATCCTTTCCAAACGGGCATCGGGGACAAAGATGGCACCCCTCCTGAAGGCCCTAAGGGATGCCGTAAAATCCAGAGACTAATTGGTTGTCATCTTTAAGACGACAACCTGCCGATATATTATCAAGAAGCGGCAACCGGGAGCTCCTTCGGGGCTCCCGGCTTTTTGCCCCGCAGCCAGGCGCGGAGAATCCAAAGATCCGCGCCTGTAGCTTCGCTAGCAGCCCAACGTCTAAATATCAAAACGCCAAAACGCCAAAAGCCTCACCCTACCAGGAGAAGCTCTGCGAAGCCGTCGCGGAATCGGCTTGCCTTCGATAAGATCTCGGTGACATCCACACGGCACGCCTCCTCTATGTCCCCCATAAACCCCATCTCGGCCAGGAAGGCCCCATGGGAGGACCTCTCCAATATACACCCCATGATATCCCCCCTTACACTCCTATGCTCCTCAAGGGCCACGCGGGCGGAGGAGGACAAATCAACGCGGGACGCCCCTTTGATGTCAAGCAGTCGATCCACCAGGGCCCCTGCGGCGACCACGTCCTCATAGGACTCAGATCCTTCGTGCCCGGCGCACAGAACCGCCACAGGCCCCGTCTCATGGGCCACAAGCCCCGCCGCGGCGCTAAGGTTTCTCAGACAGAATGGATAAACCCGGTCTGACGCCTCAAGGGCCCGAAGGATGGCACCGGTGCCGTTTGTGGTGGTCATTACCACACGAAGCCTGCGGTCTTGAGGCATCGCCATGAGTTCCCTGGGAGAGTTTCCACCGTCGAAGCCACGGGGAGCCACCCCACCCCTTTCCCCAAGGAGGGACCAACCTTCCCCATCTTCCTCAAGCTTCTTTTTCAAAACCCTTGCCTCTTCCACATCTCCCGCTAGGACAGCCCTGACACCTCCCAATTCAAAAAACACGCTCATCTGAGTGGTGGCCCTCAGCATGTCCACCACAAGGCAGAAGGCGAAGGATCCCGATATCTCCCTTGGGGTAAAGAACACCTGGACCCTGCATACCATGTGGATACCACCCCCACAACGATGTGATAGAATAAAACCAAGATTTTCAGCACATGAAAGGAGTGATCCCGATGCCCAAGAAAATGCTCGTGGCGGCGGACCTAAGCAAGCTCGGCGAGTCGGTGGTAAAGTACGGCTACTCCCTATCCCACAGGCTCAACATCGAGGCCACGTTCCTCCACGTGATCCCAAATTACTACATATGGAGGGGTTACGAGCCCTGGCTTCCCCCGGAGATAAACCAGGAGGTTCAGCAGATAGCAGACAAGAAGATGCGGTACTTCCTCAAAAAGGCGGAGGAGCAGCTGGGCTACCAGGATCATCCCGCCCATAAATTGGAGATCCTCTTCGGCGACCCCGCGGAGCAGATAATCGAGTACGCAAAGAAGGAGTCCATGGACCTCATCGTGCTGGGATACAAGGGACACAGCACCCTGGAGAACATCATCGTGGGAAGCACCGCCTCCAAGGTGGCCCGCTACGCTCCATGCTCGGTTCTCATATACCGCCCCGGCCACGAACCCATATAGGGCATCGCAGGCAAAATCCATCCCCAACGGATAATGGATGATTCGAACCAGTTAGCGTAAATGCACAGGGAGGGAGAGGCAGCGCCTCCCCCTCCTCTATTTGCGTTCTGCCTAACAAACGCCAACGTTCAAGGCAGCACAAAATCCGGCTATATTATCAGCTTGCCGCCCCCCTTTGGGCCCCCCATCTTGTCAAGCTGCTGCAGCACGTTGGAGGAGGCCACCGCGATGCTGGGCTTCTTAGCCTCCTGGGCGGCATACTCCTGAAGCCTGCGCTCGTACTCCTTGAGGCTCTTCTTCAGGGCCTCCACGTCACCCTTCACCCACTGGAGTATGCCCTCCACCATGGCCTTGACCATCTCCTCCGGGGGATCGGAGTTGAGCAACCCAAGCTCCTTGAGCATCCTATGCTCCTCCCGCACGGACTCCAGGATGTCATCGTCGGTCACGAGACCCTTCTTGTACAGGACCCTAAGGACTATGTTGAACTTGGTCTTGTTGTTCTCATCGTTTATGGCCAGGGAATCCACCCGGGCCAGCAACATGGAAAGCACCTCTTCAAGACTTATCTGCATGGGCATGGCCATCGCCGATCTCCTCCTCCTTGTACAGTAAGCCCAATTTTACCACCTCCATGGGAAAACCGTTATATACTTTACATGCAAAGCCCCGTCCGGAACGTCATCTTAAACACGGCTCATCGCCACACAAGGACTCCATAAGGAGGTGTAATCCCGATGAACAACGTCAAGCGACAGGGTATGCGGCTTATGATAGCCATAAAACAGGAATGGCCCGCGCTGCTCAACATAACCTTCGGCTGCGTGATACTTACCATAGGTATAATGGGGCTCACCATTCCCTATAAACTTCCCGATTCAGGGTTAACCGGCCTTGCGGTGTTGGCAAAGTACGCCTTCGGGCTCTCCCCCGCCTGGATAATAGGTTTGGGGAACGTGGCCCTTCTTTGGTGGAGCTGGAAGGAGCTTTCCCCAAGGTTCGTGGTTCTCACCACCTACGGGGTCACACTGCTCACGGTGCTGATAAGGCTGGCGGACAACCTTCCCCACCCCACCATCCATGACACCCTGCTGGTGGCCATACTGGCGGGGGTCATAAAGGGGATAGGTGGAGGCATAGTGTTCCGATGCGGAGCCTCCCTGGGCGGAACGGACATCATCGTAATGGTGCTTCGAAAAAGGCTTGGGGTTGAGGTGGGCAAATACTCGTTCTACATAAACCTGTTCATCCTGGCGCTCTCCAGCGTGGTGGTGGGGATCGAAGGGGCCCTCTTCGGGCTGGTAAGCGTCTACGCCAACGGGGTGGTCACCGACAACGTGCTCAGCAGCTTCGACAGGAGAAGGTTGGTCTTCATAGTCTCCAAGGAACACCGGGCCATAACACAGTACATAATCCAGGAGATGAACCGCGGTGTAACGGAGCTCATGGGCAAGGGGGGCTACTCCGGTGAGGACAGGCCTACCCTCATGTGCCTGTTGACCCCCAAACAGGCCATGGACCTGAAGCGTTTCGTGGCCCAGCTGGACCCCAAGGCCTTCATGGTGATCTCCGAAGCCTCCGAGGTTTTGGGCCGTGGCTTCAAAACCTGGAAGCAGCTCTAGGGCCGCAAATCCCGCTCCCGGGCCCTTCGCTCCAGCCTACCGTTGGACATCTCCTGCCATGGCGGCCCCCACCAAGGGGGCCTTCTCCATCAGGGACGACAAGATCAGCCTCACCTTCCGGCGAAAGGCATCCGCCAGGTACAGATCAAGCCTGGCGGCCAGCATGGGCACCAAACCTTCAGCCCTGGATATGCCCCCGCCAAGCACCACCGCTTCGGGATCCAAAAGATGTACCGCCGAGGCCATCCCCCTGGAAAGGGCGTCTAAAAACTCCTCCATAACTTCCGAAGGGTTGCCCCTCAAGAAATCCTCCCACTGCTCCTTAAAGCTCCCATTACCCCTAGCTTCCACCCCATCGGCCCCCGCCAGGGCCTCAAGGTGTCCTAGGCCGCCGCAGCCGCAGGGACGGCTGCCCCTTACCACCATGTGCCCCCCTTCTCCCGCCATCCCGTTGGAGCCCGTCAAAAGACGCCCCCGAACCACCACACCACAGCCAACCCCGGTTCCCAGGGTGAAGAGCACGAAGTCCGAAAGCCCCTTGGCGGAGCCGGCTATCATCTCCCCAAGGGCGTAACAGTTGGCGTCGTTCTCAGCGTATAACTCCACGGGAGAACCCGCGGCGGAGGAAACCACGGAGGATATCTCCCTGACTGACACGTTACGCCAACCTAGGTTTGGGGCGCTCACCAACACCGAACGGGATCTGTCCAGCATACCCGGCAAAGCCACCCCGCCCATGCTTGGGAACGGAAGTCCCTGCTCCTCGCATAGCTCAAGGGCCTTACGGGCCAGAGCGGTCCCCACCGAGCCAACGCTTCGGTCCGAAGGGGTATCTATCATGCCGTACCCCAGCAGCACAGCCCTTTCGGGGTCCCATAGGCCCACCGAGATGCTGTGTCCCCCAACGTCCGCCGCAAGGCGAAGCCCCAACGCCATGAAGCACACCCCTCCCCCAGTTAGCAGGTTCGATCCGCTATCATCGTGGCGGAAGCCAAAAAACGCCTCACGTCAAAGGGATCATCGGTCTCAAAGGAAACCTCGCAGGCCCCAACCCGGCGGCTCATAGGAAGCAAACTCACCGCATCAGCGATCTCCGGCCTTGTAAGCTCCACGCTCACCCTGTAAGGGGGCTTCATCGGATCAGGGCGCGGGACCCTCCCAGCATCCATGGACCACAGGGCGGACTTTGCCCCCTCCATGAGCACCTCCACGCCTCCCTGAAGGGCCGCAAAGGAACGAGCCCCCAGGGACTCCTTCAGCTCGCAGATGACGGGTCTTTCTCCGTCGAAAAGCGCCTCCGCCTCAAAACAGGCGAAGTCATCCCCGGCTATAAGGATAACCGGCGTGAAGAGCACGGCGCTTGAGAACACCTCCAGCCCAATGGGCCCCATGCGCCTTCCGTTGACCCTTACCCCCCTTATGGAAGCGGCGCCGTCCAAGGGCAAGGCCCCTTTCTCGGCACCCCACATGGCGGGATAGCCTATCAGCATCGCCGCATCGCTCTCCGACATCAGATGGGGAAGGCTTAAAAGGCTCAACGGGCTGTTAACTATGGTGCAAAACCGCATGAACCTAACAGGATCCAACAACCCCTCCGGGTCGTCCACCACCACAGAGTTATCCCCAAGGCAGAGCATCTCGCAGAGGGGCTCCATGTAGGAGCTGACCAGGCTCTGCGGAGGGCGGGATGCCATACAGGGGAACCCCTCGGACCTTATGGATATGAGGATCCTCATGGCTAAGACACCCAAGCGGCGATTGAAGAGGGGCTGCTCAACAAAGGACGCCCCACCCCAACAAGATGGCATACCCCGAAATGGAGCATTTTCTCCGCCCTCTGCGGGTTGCGCACCATGCCGGTGCACTCCACGACGCAACGGCCTCCCACCGCCTCCATGACAAGCCTTGAGTAGTCGTCAAACCCTTCGGGGGTATCGTATCCACACAGGTTGCCGGAGACTCCTATGAGGTCCACGCCTAAGGATGCCAGCTCCCTTGCCACCCTAGCCCCCTCCTCCGGGGCAAGCCCTTCACCGGCGGAGCCGGGGAAGAAGTCCGCAACCCCAAGCCGCACCGATATTATGGCGTCCTCAAATGCCCCCGCCAAAGCATCCACCACCTGAAAAAGCAACCTGGCCCGGTTCATCAAACTGCCCCCGTAACGGTCCTTTCTTTGGTTGGTAAAGGGGCTTAGGAACTGTCCCAGCAGGTAACCATGACAGCAATGCACCTGAACCCCCCTGTACCCAGCATCCAAGGCCCGCCGGGCGGCGCTGACAAAGAGATCGGGCAGCTGCTCTATTTCATCGGCGGTCATCTCCGATGGGACGAGTTGATGCTCCCTCATCGGGTGTGGCACCGGGGAAGGAGCCACGCACCGGAAGGTTGGGTCGTCAAGAAGCGTAAGATCCGCCACGGAACTACCCGCGTGATTAAGCTGCACCAGCGGCACCGCCCCGCAACGTTCTATGAGGGATGCCACCTCCCTGTGAGGCTCCACCAAAGGATCCGAATCCAGCCTCATCTGCCTTACCCTGGCCCTGCCCCATGGATGCACCGCATGGTGCTCCATTATCATAAGCCCCGCCCGGGATGTCAGGATCTCCTTAACCCTTAAAAGGGTCCCCTCCGTGGGACGCCCCTCAGGGGTGGCGGTGCCCGATGCCAACGGCGCCGCCACCAGGCGGTTAGGGATCCTCACCCCCTTTATCTCCAACGGCTCCTTAAGCAGCATCACCGCACCCCCTAGAAGTTTTAGTACGATCCCGGCGTCAAGGACTAAACGTTAAAGCGGATCTCCATGACGTCGCCATCCTTAACCCGGTACTCCTTGCCCTCGAGCCTCAAACACCCCGCGTCCCTGCAGGCCCCTATGGAGAACCCGTGGGCTCGGTAATCATCGAAGGACACCACCTGGGCCTTTATGAAACCCCTGGCGAGGTCCGAGTGAATGGCCCCAGCGGCGTCCACCGCCGTAGCTCCGTCCCTCAAGGTCCAGGCCCGGACCTCATCGGGGCCGCAAGTGAAGAAGCTTATGAGCCCAAGGAGCGAGTACGCCCCCCTTATCACCCGGTCCCTACCGGGCTCAGATATGTCAAGCCCTGCGGTGAACTCCTCAGCTTCCTCCGGGGAAAGGTCCAAAAGGTCCATCTCGAGCTGTCCGTACACCGACACCCAAGGGACCTCTCCCAGCTCCGAAAGCAGCTCCTTCCCTCCCGGAACGTCCTCGGGGCCCTTCTGGGTCTCGTCCAGGTTGAGGACCACCATCTGGGGCTTGGCGGACAGAAAGGAAAATCCCCTTAAAAGCCTAAGCTCATCCTGGCTCAGCCCCATCTTGCCGATGGGCACCTCGGAAAGCAGGCTCTCCTGACAACGCTCCAGAAGCTCCTTTTCCACCTGCTCCTCCGGGGACAGCTTCTTCTTGCCCCCCAGGCGGCTCAAACGGTTCTCTATGACCCCAAGGTCCCGGTATATGAGCTCCAGGTTGACGATTTTGTAGTCCCTTAGAACGTCCACCTTGCCCTCCGGGTGCTCCACCGAAGGGTTGGCAAACCCCCTCACCACGTGGAGAAGGGCATCCGCCTCCGCCACGAAGGAGAGAAAGGAGTTGCCGAGCCCCGCCCCCTTGCTGGCATCCCTGGAAAGGCCCGCAAGGTCCACGAACTCAACCTGAGCGGGGGTCCTCTTCTTGGGGTTATGATGCTCCGCCAGCAGATCAAACCGCCAGTCAGGGACGGGAACCACCGCCCTGTTGGGGTCGGTCTTGCCTCCAGGATAGGGCTTAACCTCCGCCCCAGCCCTGGTTATCACGTTAAAAAGGGTGGTCTTCCCGCTCAGGGGAAGCCCTACTATGCCGCAATGAAGCATGTGTCCACTCCTCCCAAAATAGCTGAGCCTCGCAGAAAAATCGAATCCCTTAGACCCTATTTTATCCGAACCAAGTCGTTTCCGTCCCTCGGGTGTTAAAATGAACAGCAAGACCATTGGGACCGAAGCTTACAGAGGTCTTCGCATACTTTATAGCTTCCAGATGGGGGGTGTCGCCCTTGGCCCGCATAATGATCGCCGACGATGCGGAGTTCATGAGGCTAGTGCTTAGGAAGATGATAGAGAAGGGTGGACACAAAGTGGTCGGAGAGGCGGACAACGGCAGGGATGCGGTGTACCTATACACCATGCTCCATCCGGACCTCGTGACGTTGGACATAACCATGCCCTTTTTAAGCGGATTGGACGCGGCGGAGAAGATAAAGGGAAACCACCCGGAAGCCAGGATACTGATGGTCTCCGCCATGGGGACTAAGGACAGCCTTGAGAGGGCCAAATCCATAGGGGTCAAGGGGTTCATAGTAAAACCCTTTCAAGAGGAACAGGTGCTGAAGGCCATAGAGGAGGCCCTGGGGGACTGATGCCGGAGATTAGCCCTTTGTTCGTCCCTTCTGCCACGAAGGGACATCCCTTAAAAACCGTGTTTTGCCCTTCTTTGGGTAATGAGCCGTCCGATGGGTTCAGACCTTTGAACGCAGGCGCCAAGACCAGGTGATTCCAATGGACATGAGCCTTCTCAGGCTAAAGGACGGAGAATGGTGCGTGGTGACAAGGATGCCCCACGGTGAGGCGGCGTTGCGCCTTGAAGCCCTTGGGTTAAGGGTGGGGAAGAGGATACAGAAGCTGTCCGGGATGCCCTTTCAGGGCCCGGTTACGGTGTGCGTGGACGGCCGTCAGGTGGCCATAGGACACGGGGTGGCGGCCAGGATAGCGGTGCGGCCGGAGAGAAGGGAGGCCATGGGGTCTCCATGCCTTTGATATGTCATAGGACTCCCGACAACCCATCGGGGGACGACCGGTGCGGAAGGCTGCTTCTGATCGGCAACCCAAATGTGGGCAAGAGCGCCCTCTTCTCCCGCTTGACCGGTTTAGATGCGGTGTCCTCCAATTACCCAGGTACCACCATAGGATTTCTTGAGGGCACCCTCGAACACCGGGGCAAGTCATATCGAGTCATAGACGTGCCCGGGGCATACACGCTTAACGCCACCAACGAGGCGGAGGAGATAGCAAGACGAATCGTGGACGAGGGAGCCCAGAGGGCCATAATCGTGCTGGACGCCACCGCCCTAGAGCGGAACCTGGTGCTGGCCATGGAGGTGCTGGAACGCAAGATACCATCGGTGGTGGCCCTCAACATGGTGGACGAGGCGCGCCACAAGGGGATAATCATAAACATCGAGACCCTTGAGAGGGAGCTGGGGGTGCCGGCGGTCCCCACCGTGGCGGTCACGGGCCAAGGTATCAGGGAGCTCCTGGACAAGCTGGATCAGGCCAGGGAATCCCACCTATCCCCCTGTTCCAAGGAGGAGCGCTGGAACCGCATAGGAGCAGCGGTAGGAAGGGTCCAGCGGGTGGAACACCGCCACCACACCCTGGTGGACAAGCTGGAGGACATAAGTGTAAACCCCATATGGGGATCCTTGCTTGGCATACTGGTGCTGGCAGCCTCCCTTTATCTGGTCCGCCTTTTGGGGGAGGGTCTCATATCCCACGTGTTCGACCCCATTTTTGAAGGGATATTAAGGCCCCCACTGGAGGACCTGGCGGGAACCCTGGGGGATGGAACGCTGCGCAAGGTCCTCATAGGAACCCTTTTCCAGGGGAAGATCGACTTCGAGCTCAGCTTCGGGCTTCTTACCACCGGGCTCTACGTGGAGTTCGCCATGGTGCTGCCATACATAATCGCGTTTTACGGGGTTTTGAGCCTGCTCGAGGACGTGGGGTACCTGCCGCGCCTTGCCATACTGTTCGACGCCCTTCTGCACCGAATGGGCATTCACGGGTACGCCGTCATCCCCACACTCCTGGGGCTGGGCTGCAACGTTCCCGGCATCCTGGCCACAAGGGTCCTTGAATCCAGGCGGGAGCGGTTCATAGCCTCCACCCTCATATCCGTGGCGGTCCCCTGCACGTCCCTTCAGGCCATGGTGGTGGGGGCCTTGGGTGAAAGCCCGGCGCACATGGCAGCCGTATACCTCACGCTCCTTGCATCATGGGTCATCATCGGACGCCTTCTGCATCGGGTCCTTCCGGGCTTCAGCCCGGAGCTGATAGTGGAAATCCCCCCCTACAGGCGTCCCTCCCCTTCGGCCCTGTGGCTCAAGATGAGGCTTCGAGTCAAGGACTTCCTGCTGGAGGCAACCCCTCTGGTCCTTGGAGGCATACTGCTGGTAAACGGCCTTGAGGCCCTGGGGGTCATGGATCTCATATCCTCCCTGTTCGGCCCCCCCATCAGGTTTTTAACCGGACTGCCTCCAAGCGCCGCAGGGCCCATAGTAATGGGCCTGTTCCGAAAGGACGTGGCGGTTGGACTGCTCCTTCCGCTGGGACTGACGCTTAACCAGATGACCGTGGCAGTCACGGTGCTGGCCATGACGTTCCCGTGCATAGCCACCTTCGTGGTGCTGCTCAAGGAGCTTGGGACCAAGGACACCATGAAAGCGCTCCTGATAATGGTAACCGCCGCCCTGTCCGCCGGATCAATCCTCAACATGATCCTTAAGCTGGCAACCCCGTGAGCCATGAGCGGTAGCTACCAACTCAAACGCCTTCCGGAGGACTTCCAGGTCCAAGAGGTGCTCGAGGAGGGCTTCATCCAGGACGGAGGAGGCTTCGCGGTTTACCTGATGGAAAAGCGGGACGTGGGGACCCAGGAGGCGGTGGAAACCATCGCCGCAAGGAGCGGCGTTCCCATACGGGACATCCGATTCGGAGGCCGCAAGGACAAGAGGGCCGTAACCCGCCAGTTCATCACCGCACCCAAAGGGGCGGACCTCTCCCGGGCGGGGTGCAGCAGGATATCCCTGCAAAGGGCAGGGTTCTCCGCCTCCCACATATCTCCCTCCAAGATAACCCACAACCGTTTCACCATAACCATCCGGGGGCTGGAGGATCCAGACCGCTTCGCAAGGCGCATCTCCATGGGAGGGCTCGGGTTTCCCAACTACTTCGACGACCAGCGCTTTGGAAGCGTGGGAGCCAGTGGAGCTTACTTCGCCGAAAGGCTCATAAAGGGTCACCTCAACGGGGCGCTTAAAGTAATTTTAACCGACGTAACCCCTGAGGACACCCCAAAGGAAGCGGCGCGAAAGTCCCTCATGGCTGAGGCCTGGGGTGACTTCGGGAAGTGCCTTTCGCTGGCGGCCCATGGGCTTGAAAAAAAGATCCTATCCCTCCTGGCGGAGGACCGCTCAACCAGGGGCATGAAGGGGGCTCTGCGTCTCATCCCAAGGGAACAGATGAGCATGCTCTTCTCCGCCTACCAGTCATTCCTGTGGAACCTAACGGTGAGCAGGCTCTTCGAGGCCTCATCTGCGGCGGGGCTTCGGGTTGTACTAAGGGGCGGAGAGGCCTTCTTCCCCTTCATAAGGCCCCATGGGCACCCCATGATGGTACCCACCGCCTCTTACAAGATGCCAACAATGGAGGGGGCGGTGATGGAGGCTTTTAATGCGGTGCTGGAGGGAAGGGGCATAAAGACATCGGACTTTAACATCCGTTTTATACGCTCAGTGCACTTCGGTTCCTACGAAAGGAGCACCTGGCAGTTCCCCACCGGCCTGAGGCTTCTGTCATCGGGACTAGACCAACTAAACCCTGGGAAGCACAGGGCCACATTGGAGTTCAGCCTGGAGAGGGGAAGCTACGCCACTATGTTCATAAGGTACCTGATGGAGCTTCCGGCATGACCGCCACCCTTCCCCTCTCCCCCCTAAGAAGGGAAAAGGGCACCTGGTAGGCATTTTCAAGGACTCCCAGATCCGGCC
This window harbors:
- a CDS encoding lipid-binding SYLF domain-containing protein, with amino-acid sequence IRECARVIRDMAGESDASTMRDLIRSSHGVAIFPSVVKAGLGIGGKYGQGVLLKHDPYTNRWYGPSFVNIAGLSWGIQIGVQSTALVLVINNQKGIEAFEGDKITLGGDLSVSAGPVGRNAQAGTDSSLKASIYSYSMSKGLFAGLSLEGAVISTEGDTNRAYWGRDMSVQQILSKRASGTKMAPLLKALRDAVKSRD
- a CDS encoding 2-phosphosulfolactate phosphatase, encoding MVCRVQVFFTPREISGSFAFCLVVDMLRATTQMSVFFELGGVRAVLAGDVEEARVLKKKLEEDGEGWSLLGERGGVAPRGFDGGNSPRELMAMPQDRRLRVVMTTTNGTGAILRALEASDRVYPFCLRNLSAAAGLVAHETGPVAVLCAGHEGSESYEDVVAAGALVDRLLDIKGASRVDLSSSARVALEEHRSVRGDIMGCILERSSHGAFLAEMGFMGDIEEACRVDVTEILSKASRFRDGFAELLLVG
- a CDS encoding universal stress protein, with the protein product MPKKMLVAADLSKLGESVVKYGYSLSHRLNIEATFLHVIPNYYIWRGYEPWLPPEINQEVQQIADKKMRYFLKKAEEQLGYQDHPAHKLEILFGDPAEQIIEYAKKESMDLIVLGYKGHSTLENIIVGSTASKVARYAPCSVLIYRPGHEPI
- a CDS encoding YitT family protein, with product MNNVKRQGMRLMIAIKQEWPALLNITFGCVILTIGIMGLTIPYKLPDSGLTGLAVLAKYAFGLSPAWIIGLGNVALLWWSWKELSPRFVVLTTYGVTLLTVLIRLADNLPHPTIHDTLLVAILAGVIKGIGGGIVFRCGASLGGTDIIVMVLRKRLGVEVGKYSFYINLFILALSSVVVGIEGALFGLVSVYANGVVTDNVLSSFDRRRLVFIVSKEHRAITQYIIQEMNRGVTELMGKGGYSGEDRPTLMCLLTPKQAMDLKRFVAQLDPKAFMVISEASEVLGRGFKTWKQL
- a CDS encoding ROK family protein — encoded protein: MALGLRLAADVGGHSISVGLWDPERAVLLGYGMIDTPSDRSVGSVGTALARKALELCEEQGLPFPSMGGVALPGMLDRSRSVLVSAPNLGWRNVSVREISSVVSSAAGSPVELYAENDANCYALGEMIAGSAKGLSDFVLFTLGTGVGCGVVVRGRLLTGSNGMAGEGGHMVVRGSRPCGCGGLGHLEALAGADGVEARGNGSFKEQWEDFLRGNPSEVMEEFLDALSRGMASAVHLLDPEAVVLGGGISRAEGLVPMLAARLDLYLADAFRRKVRLILSSLMEKAPLVGAAMAGDVQR
- a CDS encoding M55 family metallopeptidase; amino-acid sequence: MRILISIRSEGFPCMASRPPQSLVSSYMEPLCEMLCLGDNSVVVDDPEGLLDPVRFMRFCTIVNSPLSLLSLPHLMSESDAAMLIGYPAMWGAEKGALPLDGAASIRGVRVNGRRMGPIGLEVFSSAVLFTPVILIAGDDFACFEAEALFDGERPVICELKESLGARSFAALQGGVEVLMEGAKSALWSMDAGRVPRPDPMKPPYRVSVELTRPEIADAVSLLPMSRRVGACEVSFETDDPFDVRRFLASATMIADRTC
- a CDS encoding NADH:flavin oxidoreductase, coding for MLLKEPLEIKGVRIPNRLVAAPLASGTATPEGRPTEGTLLRVKEILTSRAGLMIMEHHAVHPWGRARVRQMRLDSDPLVEPHREVASLIERCGAVPLVQLNHAGSSVADLTLLDDPTFRCVAPSPVPHPMREHQLVPSEMTADEIEQLPDLFVSAARRALDAGYRGVQVHCCHGYLLGQFLSPFTNQRKDRYGGSLMNRARLLFQVVDALAGAFEDAIISVRLGVADFFPGSAGEGLAPEEGARVARELASLGVDLIGVSGNLCGYDTPEGFDDYSRLVMEAVGGRCVVECTGMVRNPQRAEKMLHFGVCHLVGVGRPLLSSPSSIAAWVS
- the ychF gene encoding redox-regulated ATPase YchF, yielding MLHCGIVGLPLSGKTTLFNVITRAGAEVKPYPGGKTDPNRAVVPVPDWRFDLLAEHHNPKKRTPAQVEFVDLAGLSRDASKGAGLGNSFLSFVAEADALLHVVRGFANPSVEHPEGKVDVLRDYKIVNLELIYRDLGVIENRLSRLGGKKKLSPEEQVEKELLERCQESLLSEVPIGKMGLSQDELRLLRGFSFLSAKPQMVVLNLDETQKGPEDVPGGKELLSELGEVPWVSVYGQLEMDLLDLSPEEAEEFTAGLDISEPGRDRVIRGAYSLLGLISFFTCGPDEVRAWTLRDGATAVDAAGAIHSDLARGFIKAQVVSFDDYRAHGFSIGACRDAGCLRLEGKEYRVKDGDVMEIRFNV
- a CDS encoding response regulator, encoding MARIMIADDAEFMRLVLRKMIEKGGHKVVGEADNGRDAVYLYTMLHPDLVTLDITMPFLSGLDAAEKIKGNHPEARILMVSAMGTKDSLERAKSIGVKGFIVKPFQEEQVLKAIEEALGD
- a CDS encoding ferrous iron transport protein A; the protein is MSLLRLKDGEWCVVTRMPHGEAALRLEALGLRVGKRIQKLSGMPFQGPVTVCVDGRQVAIGHGVAARIAVRPERREAMGSPCL
- a CDS encoding ferrous iron transporter B produces the protein MICHRTPDNPSGDDRCGRLLLIGNPNVGKSALFSRLTGLDAVSSNYPGTTIGFLEGTLEHRGKSYRVIDVPGAYTLNATNEAEEIARRIVDEGAQRAIIVLDATALERNLVLAMEVLERKIPSVVALNMVDEARHKGIIINIETLERELGVPAVPTVAVTGQGIRELLDKLDQARESHLSPCSKEERWNRIGAAVGRVQRVEHRHHTLVDKLEDISVNPIWGSLLGILVLAASLYLVRLLGEGLISHVFDPIFEGILRPPLEDLAGTLGDGTLRKVLIGTLFQGKIDFELSFGLLTTGLYVEFAMVLPYIIAFYGVLSLLEDVGYLPRLAILFDALLHRMGIHGYAVIPTLLGLGCNVPGILATRVLESRRERFIASTLISVAVPCTSLQAMVVGALGESPAHMAAVYLTLLASWVIIGRLLHRVLPGFSPELIVEIPPYRRPSPSALWLKMRLRVKDFLLEATPLVLGGILLVNGLEALGVMDLISSLFGPPIRFLTGLPPSAAGPIVMGLFRKDVAVGLLLPLGLTLNQMTVAVTVLAMTFPCIATFVVLLKELGTKDTMKALLIMVTAALSAGSILNMILKLATP
- the truD gene encoding tRNA pseudouridine(13) synthase TruD; this translates as MSGSYQLKRLPEDFQVQEVLEEGFIQDGGGFAVYLMEKRDVGTQEAVETIAARSGVPIRDIRFGGRKDKRAVTRQFITAPKGADLSRAGCSRISLQRAGFSASHISPSKITHNRFTITIRGLEDPDRFARRISMGGLGFPNYFDDQRFGSVGASGAYFAERLIKGHLNGALKVILTDVTPEDTPKEAARKSLMAEAWGDFGKCLSLAAHGLEKKILSLLAEDRSTRGMKGALRLIPREQMSMLFSAYQSFLWNLTVSRLFEASSAAGLRVVLRGGEAFFPFIRPHGHPMMVPTASYKMPTMEGAVMEAFNAVLEGRGIKTSDFNIRFIRSVHFGSYERSTWQFPTGLRLLSSGLDQLNPGKHRATLEFSLERGSYATMFIRYLMELPA